The Christiangramia flava JLT2011 region GGTGAACCATTTATCATTTAAAGACAGCCCTATAGACAGTCTTAAAAAGTTTTCCTGAATAAGTCCCTGATCTGTCGTACCCCTCCGTCCTAGCTCGATTCCGAGGTTAATATTGGAGAAAGGATCAGTAGATCTGAGACCCATCGGCAATCCTAATCCAAAAGACATGCCAAACTCTTTTATAGATTCGTTCTGAACAATCAAACCGGTTCCTTCATAACGAAATCCTGCACGATACACCACTCGATCGAAATAATTGGTAAAAGAATCATATTTCGGAATGAAATAACCTCCAAGCTTTACCTGCGTCGCATCTTCAAATTCTCCCCCATCATTACGAAAATCAAAGCTTCGCTGGTAAGAGGAAGTCCCCAGTGCCACATATTCTGCACCGATGAACCATTTATTCTGTTTCCCAATACCTGCACCCAAACTCAACTTAGACGGATTTGTAAAGGTACTATTATCTACATTAATTTCACGGCTATCTACCACATTCTCACTACCATCAGACCCTAAAAGGATCGTTGATACTTCTCGGAAGTTATCCGAGTTCAGGTCGACTTCCGGGGAATAAGTTCCCGAAACATGGAGTTGGAGATTGTTTTCAAAGGTCTTCTGATAATTTGCGCCGATATTGAAATTAAAACCTTTGATATCAGACCTATTAATGTCACGGGTTCCATACTGCAAGCCTTGTTCTACGATGGTACGGCGATTCTGGAAATTCCCGAAGTTATACTGCGCATCCAGACCAATACTTAAGGCTTGGCTAAACTCATAACCTGCGGAAAAGAATACCTTGTTCATACCGCCTCTACCACTCAGGCGCGCACCATCTGTATCATTTAAATCAAGAATTCGATATCCTACTGAAGTGTAAGGGATTACCCCGAAACCAACTCCAAATCCTTTCCCGAGCGGCATGGCCAGGGCCAGGTAATCCAGCGAGCTGATCTTCGCATTATCACTTGCTTCATCGGTTTTCAAAGTTACGCGTTCATGACTTCCGCCCACGACGAAATTCGTAAGTTTCAGCCTACCATAACTGGCAGGATTTTGAAGATTTACATGAATGCTATCGGTAAGTATACTCAGTCCACCCATCGAGCGATTGCTCACTGTTCCTTTGAAATTAGTCAGGCCTATTCCGTAGTACGAATAGGGAGACGATACATTTTCCTGGGCTTCAGCCTTAAAGACTATAAAGAGAAGTACGATTGCTAATAATCGTTTAATCATTGATTGATGTTAAATTCTAGAATGAAATTCAGTCCTTCCAACAAAAAATTTGAGTTCGCAAATATGCTATTTTTTAATGGTATAGACAAAAATTGACTATCTCCTCCCGTATAAATAACTGTTAAATGTTCAAATTCAGACTCATACGACTGGATAATGCCTTTTAATTCCATTTTTAGACCGTTAATAATTCCGGATAAAATGCTGTTTTCGGTGGAGTTACCAATAAGATCGGCTTCCGGCTTCGCTGTTATTAACGGCAAATTCGCTGTAAACTTGTGCAAGCTTTTAAATCTCATTTTCATTCCGGGCGAAATGGCCCCACCAAGATATTCCTCATGGGAATTTTTAAAATCATAGGTTATACAGGTGCCGGCATCGATCACCAGAACATTCTTTCCGGGATATTGCTGTACCGCAGCAGCTATCAGCGCGATCCTGTCTTTTCCCAGGCTCTGGGGTGTAGTGTATTTAATGCGGAAAGGCAGCTTCATTCCCCCATCCAGATGCAGCATTTTGATGTTTTCCGGAAGCTTCTCCAGCATATTTTCGGGTAATTTCCCCACATTGGAAACAATTCCTTGACCAATTCCCGGGTATTTCTGAAATAATTTTCCAGAGATTTCAAAAAAATTTTCCGACGAACAAATCGCCTTCTCTAAAATTTCATCCTGCTGAAAAACAGCCAATTTCACTCGGGTGTTCCCGACATCCAACACTAAATTCATGCAATTTCAATTGAAAAATCAAAGGTACAAAAGCAAATTTTTAAAATTTCCTTTGTGAGTTTTTAAAAATGAAATTATATTTGCGACCGCTTTTAAAAGCAACTGGTGCCTTAGCTCAGTTGGTAGAGCAAAGGACTGAAAATCCTTGTGTCCCTGGTTCGATTCCTGGAGGCACCACCCAAGAAACCCGTAACAATGTTGCGGGTTTTTTTGTTGATTTTCATTCGTAGCTCGCAATATTATTGACTTCTCCTCTAAATTCATTCTCTAAATTTCCACAGTGTTCAATCCTATAAAAATAGTTCTGCTTCAGAATATACTCACGATTCTTTCGCAAGTCCCGCCCAGAAACACTTTACAGAGATCGAGTGGTTTCTGTATTTTCAAATTGGATGATAAAATGAGACCTTGGTGTATTAAAACATTTTCTCATGACAAACCATTATATTTGGTGGACTTAAAAGCAGAAAAAGTTTTGAAAAATGAGTATTGATCCTACTCAGAAATTAAGCCATCAGAAGATTGTTGATGGGTTTCCTGAAAAATACCGGCATACACTAGTAGAGTTATTGGAGACAAAAGAATCAACCGTCGATTTATTAAAATTGCGTGTTCTAGAATTACCAAATTCAGAGCGAAATGCTTTTATGAGCATTATTGAAAATTTTGTTAGGGATGAAATCTTTAAAACTTACTACAAGGCAAAGTATAAAAATCCGAGATCAATTATTAACTTGAAAAGAAATCGCAGCGAAAGCC contains the following coding sequences:
- a CDS encoding type III pantothenate kinase, with protein sequence MNLVLDVGNTRVKLAVFQQDEILEKAICSSENFFEISGKLFQKYPGIGQGIVSNVGKLPENMLEKLPENIKMLHLDGGMKLPFRIKYTTPQSLGKDRIALIAAAVQQYPGKNVLVIDAGTCITYDFKNSHEEYLGGAISPGMKMRFKSLHKFTANLPLITAKPEADLIGNSTENSILSGIINGLKMELKGIIQSYESEFEHLTVIYTGGDSQFLSIPLKNSIFANSNFLLEGLNFILEFNINQ